A single window of Taeniopygia guttata chromosome 1, bTaeGut7.mat, whole genome shotgun sequence DNA harbors:
- the LIG4 gene encoding DNA ligase 4 isoform X1: MASAPVSQPPKKTVASHVPFADLCSTLERIQKSKSRPEKTKYFKDFLDSWRKFHDALHQKEKDVTDSFYPAMRLILPHLERERMAYGIKETMLAKLYIELLSLPKDGKDAARLLNYRTPTGSRGDAGDFAMIAYFVLKPRSPKQGRLTIEQVNEHLDAIANNNAAKNKGQLKKSLLQLITQSTALEQKWLIRMIIKDLKLGVSQQTIFSVFHPDAVELHNVTTDLEKVCRQLHDPSVSLSDVSIMLFSAFKPMLAAIADVQQIEKQMSNQTFYIETKLDGERMQMHKDGDVYKYFSRNGFDYTQQFGASPLEGSLTPFIHNVFKSNIQNCILDGEMMAYNPEAQSFMQKGNKFDIKRMVEDSDLQTCFCVFDVLMVNDQKLGHEVLSKRYEILSSVFTPVKGRIHVVHKRSARTRKEVIDALNEAIDNREEGIMVKDPMSTYKPDKRGEGWLKIKPEYVNGLMDELDLLIVGGYWGKGSRGGMMSHFLCAVAETPPPNEKPTIFHSICRVGSGYTMKELYDLGLKLAKHWKPYHRKDPPGNILCGAEKPEMYIEPCNSVIVQIKAAEIVDSDMYKTDCTLRFPRIEKIREDKEWYECMTSDMLEDLRNKAQGKLASKHLHINEYDEPHEKKRKTVSKVRKVIGIAEQFKAPDLSSVSKVSNVFEDVEFCVMTGMGKYSKSELESRIAQCGGSVVQNPGPETYCVIVGAENVRVKNIIASNKYDVVRAEWLLQCFQTKMLVPWQPAFMIHMCPDTKEHFAREYDCYGDSYTANTDVTQLKEVFSRMKDRKAIPLDLIAELEERYWWNNCQLGMFRGSTIYVDCYAVVNEPQSKIPGTTLSIRALELRFYGAKVVSHLEEGVSHVVVGEDCSRVEEMKALRRTFGKKFKIVSELWVTHSVEEGVAKNENQYLV, translated from the coding sequence ATGGCTTCTGCACCTGTTTCACAGCCTCCTAAAAAAACAGTGGCCTCTCACGTGCCTTTTGCAGATCTATGTTCTACTCTGGAGCGAATACAGAAGTCCAAATCTCGTCCAGAGAAAACCAAGTATTTCAAGGATTTTCTGGATTCCTGGAGGAAATTCCATGATGCGCTTCATCAGAAAGAGAAAGATGTCACAGATTCCTTTTACCCAGCTATGCGGCTTATTCTCCCAcatttggaaagagaaaggatGGCATATGGAATTAAAGAAACTATGCTTGCAAAGCTCTATATTGAACTGCTTAGTTTACCAAAAGATGGAAAAGATGCTGCAAGGCTTTTAAATTACAGAACGCCTACGGGCTCACGTGGAGATGCTGGAGATTTTGCAATGATTGCGTACTTCGTGCTAAAACCTAGGAGCCCAAAACAAGGCAGACTGACAATAGAACAAGTCAATGAACATTTAGATGCGATTGCTAATAATAATGCTGCTAAAAACAAGGGTCAGTTAAAGAAAAGTCTTCTTCAGTTAATtacccagagcacagcactggaaCAAAAATGGCTTATCCGAATGATTATAAAGGATCTAAAGCTTGGTGTTAGTCAACAAActatattttcagtttttcatccTGATGCTGTTGAATTACACAATGTTACTACTGATTTGGAAAAAGTTTGCAGACAGCTGCATGATCCCTCTGTCTCACTTAGTGATGTTTCTATCATGTTGTTTTCTGCCTTTAAACCAATGCTTGCTGCTATTGCAGATGTCCAGCAAATTGAGAAACAAATGAGTAACCAGACATTCTACATAGAAACCAAGCTGGATGGTGAACGTATGCAGATGCACAAAGATGGGGATGTGTACAAGTATTTTTCCCGAAATGGGTTTGACTATACTCAGCAGTTTGGTGCTTCACCCCTTGAAGGTTCATTAACACCATTTATTCATAATGTATTTAAGAGCAATATACAAAATTGCATTCTTGATGGTGAAATGATGGCTTACAATCCTGAGGCACAAAGTTTTAtgcaaaaaggaaacaaatttgACATAAAAAGAATGGTGGAAGATTCTGATCTGCAGACCTGCTTCTGTGTATTTGATGTATTGATGGTTAATGATCAGAAGCTGGGGCATGAAGTACTAAGCAAAAGATATGAAATCTTAAGTAGTGTGTTTACCCCTGTAAAGGGCAGGATACATGTTGTCCATAAGAGAAGTGCTAGAACAAGAAAAGAAGTAATTGATGCTTTAAATGAAGCCATAGATAACAGAGAGGAAGGAATTATGGTGAAAGATCCCATGTCCACCTACAAGCCTGACAAACGTGGGGAAGGCTGGTTAAAAATCAAGCCAGAATATGTCAATGGACTGATGGATGAGCTGGACCTTTTAATTGTTGGTGGTTACTGGGGGAAGGGGTCTCGTGGTGGAATGATGTCTCATTTTCTATGCGCTGTTGCAGAGACGCCCCCTCCGAATGAAAAACCGACCATTTTCCACTCCATTTGTCGTGTTGGCTCTGGCTATACTATGAAAGAGTTGTATGATCTAGGCTTGAAACTGGCTAAACACTGGAAGCCCTACCATAGGAAGGACCCTCCTGGTAACATTTTGTGTGGAGCTGAAAAACCTGAAATGTACATTGAACCTTGCAACTCTGTCATAGTTCAGATCAAGGCAGCTGAGATTGTTGACAGTGATATGTATAAAACTGACTGTACTTTGAGATTCCCCCGAATTGAGAAGATAAGGGAAGACAAAGAATGGTATGAGTGCATGACTTCAGACATGTTAGAAGACCTCAGAAACAAAGCACAAGGAAAGCTGGCATCTAAGCACCTTCATATCAATGAGTATGATGAGccacatgagaaaaaaaggaaaacagtctCAAAGGTGAGGAAGGTAATTGGAATAGCTGAGCAATTTAAAGCTCCTGATCTTTCTAGTGTAAGCAAGGTTTCAAATGTATTTGAAGATGTTGAGTTTTGTGTTATGACAGGAATGGGAAAATACTCAAAGTCTGAGCTGGAAAGCAGAATAGCCCAATGTGGTGGCAGTGTGGTACAGAACCCGGGGCCAGAGACTTACTGTGTCATTGTAGGAGCTGAGAATGTCAGAGTGAAAAACATCATTGCTTCCAACAAATATGATGTGGTGAGGGCAGAGTGGCTCCTTCAGTGTTTTCAAACCAAAATGCTGGTGCCTTGGCAACCAGCCTTTATGATTCACATGTGTCCTGACACAAAAGAACATTTTGCTCGTGAGTATGATTGTTATGGAGACAGTTACACAGCAAACACAGATGTTACACAGCTCAAGGAAGTGTTCTCAAGAATGAAAGACAGAAAGGCAATACCTCTGGACTTGATTGCAGAGCTAGAAGAACGTTACTGGTGGAACAATTGTCAGCTCGGTATGTTCAGAGGAAGCACTATTTATGTGGACTGTTATGCTGTTGTTAATGAGCCTCAAAGCAAAATCCCTGGAACTACACTTTCAATTAGAGCTTTGGAGCTCCGTTTTTATGGTGCAAAAGTAGTTTCTCACCTTGAAGAAGGTGTCTCCCATGTCGTTGTAGGAGAAGATTGTTCACGGGTAGAGGAGATGAAAGCACTCAGGAgaacatttgggaaaaaatttaaaattgtatCCGAGCTGTGGGTGACGCACTCAGTGGAGGAAGGAGTCGCAAAGAATGAAAATCAGTACTTAGTTTAA
- the LIG4 gene encoding DNA ligase 4 isoform X2 gives MRLILPHLERERMAYGIKETMLAKLYIELLSLPKDGKDAARLLNYRTPTGSRGDAGDFAMIAYFVLKPRSPKQGRLTIEQVNEHLDAIANNNAAKNKGQLKKSLLQLITQSTALEQKWLIRMIIKDLKLGVSQQTIFSVFHPDAVELHNVTTDLEKVCRQLHDPSVSLSDVSIMLFSAFKPMLAAIADVQQIEKQMSNQTFYIETKLDGERMQMHKDGDVYKYFSRNGFDYTQQFGASPLEGSLTPFIHNVFKSNIQNCILDGEMMAYNPEAQSFMQKGNKFDIKRMVEDSDLQTCFCVFDVLMVNDQKLGHEVLSKRYEILSSVFTPVKGRIHVVHKRSARTRKEVIDALNEAIDNREEGIMVKDPMSTYKPDKRGEGWLKIKPEYVNGLMDELDLLIVGGYWGKGSRGGMMSHFLCAVAETPPPNEKPTIFHSICRVGSGYTMKELYDLGLKLAKHWKPYHRKDPPGNILCGAEKPEMYIEPCNSVIVQIKAAEIVDSDMYKTDCTLRFPRIEKIREDKEWYECMTSDMLEDLRNKAQGKLASKHLHINEYDEPHEKKRKTVSKVRKVIGIAEQFKAPDLSSVSKVSNVFEDVEFCVMTGMGKYSKSELESRIAQCGGSVVQNPGPETYCVIVGAENVRVKNIIASNKYDVVRAEWLLQCFQTKMLVPWQPAFMIHMCPDTKEHFAREYDCYGDSYTANTDVTQLKEVFSRMKDRKAIPLDLIAELEERYWWNNCQLGMFRGSTIYVDCYAVVNEPQSKIPGTTLSIRALELRFYGAKVVSHLEEGVSHVVVGEDCSRVEEMKALRRTFGKKFKIVSELWVTHSVEEGVAKNENQYLV, from the coding sequence ATGCGGCTTATTCTCCCAcatttggaaagagaaaggatGGCATATGGAATTAAAGAAACTATGCTTGCAAAGCTCTATATTGAACTGCTTAGTTTACCAAAAGATGGAAAAGATGCTGCAAGGCTTTTAAATTACAGAACGCCTACGGGCTCACGTGGAGATGCTGGAGATTTTGCAATGATTGCGTACTTCGTGCTAAAACCTAGGAGCCCAAAACAAGGCAGACTGACAATAGAACAAGTCAATGAACATTTAGATGCGATTGCTAATAATAATGCTGCTAAAAACAAGGGTCAGTTAAAGAAAAGTCTTCTTCAGTTAATtacccagagcacagcactggaaCAAAAATGGCTTATCCGAATGATTATAAAGGATCTAAAGCTTGGTGTTAGTCAACAAActatattttcagtttttcatccTGATGCTGTTGAATTACACAATGTTACTACTGATTTGGAAAAAGTTTGCAGACAGCTGCATGATCCCTCTGTCTCACTTAGTGATGTTTCTATCATGTTGTTTTCTGCCTTTAAACCAATGCTTGCTGCTATTGCAGATGTCCAGCAAATTGAGAAACAAATGAGTAACCAGACATTCTACATAGAAACCAAGCTGGATGGTGAACGTATGCAGATGCACAAAGATGGGGATGTGTACAAGTATTTTTCCCGAAATGGGTTTGACTATACTCAGCAGTTTGGTGCTTCACCCCTTGAAGGTTCATTAACACCATTTATTCATAATGTATTTAAGAGCAATATACAAAATTGCATTCTTGATGGTGAAATGATGGCTTACAATCCTGAGGCACAAAGTTTTAtgcaaaaaggaaacaaatttgACATAAAAAGAATGGTGGAAGATTCTGATCTGCAGACCTGCTTCTGTGTATTTGATGTATTGATGGTTAATGATCAGAAGCTGGGGCATGAAGTACTAAGCAAAAGATATGAAATCTTAAGTAGTGTGTTTACCCCTGTAAAGGGCAGGATACATGTTGTCCATAAGAGAAGTGCTAGAACAAGAAAAGAAGTAATTGATGCTTTAAATGAAGCCATAGATAACAGAGAGGAAGGAATTATGGTGAAAGATCCCATGTCCACCTACAAGCCTGACAAACGTGGGGAAGGCTGGTTAAAAATCAAGCCAGAATATGTCAATGGACTGATGGATGAGCTGGACCTTTTAATTGTTGGTGGTTACTGGGGGAAGGGGTCTCGTGGTGGAATGATGTCTCATTTTCTATGCGCTGTTGCAGAGACGCCCCCTCCGAATGAAAAACCGACCATTTTCCACTCCATTTGTCGTGTTGGCTCTGGCTATACTATGAAAGAGTTGTATGATCTAGGCTTGAAACTGGCTAAACACTGGAAGCCCTACCATAGGAAGGACCCTCCTGGTAACATTTTGTGTGGAGCTGAAAAACCTGAAATGTACATTGAACCTTGCAACTCTGTCATAGTTCAGATCAAGGCAGCTGAGATTGTTGACAGTGATATGTATAAAACTGACTGTACTTTGAGATTCCCCCGAATTGAGAAGATAAGGGAAGACAAAGAATGGTATGAGTGCATGACTTCAGACATGTTAGAAGACCTCAGAAACAAAGCACAAGGAAAGCTGGCATCTAAGCACCTTCATATCAATGAGTATGATGAGccacatgagaaaaaaaggaaaacagtctCAAAGGTGAGGAAGGTAATTGGAATAGCTGAGCAATTTAAAGCTCCTGATCTTTCTAGTGTAAGCAAGGTTTCAAATGTATTTGAAGATGTTGAGTTTTGTGTTATGACAGGAATGGGAAAATACTCAAAGTCTGAGCTGGAAAGCAGAATAGCCCAATGTGGTGGCAGTGTGGTACAGAACCCGGGGCCAGAGACTTACTGTGTCATTGTAGGAGCTGAGAATGTCAGAGTGAAAAACATCATTGCTTCCAACAAATATGATGTGGTGAGGGCAGAGTGGCTCCTTCAGTGTTTTCAAACCAAAATGCTGGTGCCTTGGCAACCAGCCTTTATGATTCACATGTGTCCTGACACAAAAGAACATTTTGCTCGTGAGTATGATTGTTATGGAGACAGTTACACAGCAAACACAGATGTTACACAGCTCAAGGAAGTGTTCTCAAGAATGAAAGACAGAAAGGCAATACCTCTGGACTTGATTGCAGAGCTAGAAGAACGTTACTGGTGGAACAATTGTCAGCTCGGTATGTTCAGAGGAAGCACTATTTATGTGGACTGTTATGCTGTTGTTAATGAGCCTCAAAGCAAAATCCCTGGAACTACACTTTCAATTAGAGCTTTGGAGCTCCGTTTTTATGGTGCAAAAGTAGTTTCTCACCTTGAAGAAGGTGTCTCCCATGTCGTTGTAGGAGAAGATTGTTCACGGGTAGAGGAGATGAAAGCACTCAGGAgaacatttgggaaaaaatttaaaattgtatCCGAGCTGTGGGTGACGCACTCAGTGGAGGAAGGAGTCGCAAAGAATGAAAATCAGTACTTAGTTTAA
- the ABHD13 gene encoding protein ABHD13 isoform X1 has product MLFIIHGRVFSSKGFTWSKRSLTSTMEKSWMLWTFAKRWLLALASWSWSLCRICLLPLIVTFHLYGGIILLILIFVSIAGILYKFQDVLLYFPEQPSSSRLYVPMPTGIPHENIFIKTKDGVLLNLILLRYTGDNAAYSPTIIYFHGNAGNIGHRLPNALLMLVNLKVNLILVDYRGYGKSEGEASEEGLYLDSEAVLDYVMTRSDLDKTKIFLFGRSLGGAVAIHLASENSHRISAIVVENTFLSIPYMASTLFSFFPMRYLPLWCYKNKFLSYRKISQCRMPSLFISGLSDQLIPPVMMKQLYELSPARTKRLAIFPDGTHNDTWQCQGYFTALEQFIKEVIKSHSPEEMAKTSSNVTII; this is encoded by the exons ATGCTCTTCATAATTCATGGCAGAGTATTTTCATCAAAAG GATTTACTTGGAGTAAAAGATCACTGACTTCCACAATGGAAAAATCATGGATGCTTTGGACCTTTGCTAAAAGATGGCTACTAGCTTTGGCTTCCTGGTCTTGGAGTCTCTGCCGTATTTGTCTTTTGCCCTTGATAGTGACTTTTCATTTGTACGGAGGCATTATACTCCTTATATTAATATTTGTATCAATAGCAGGTATATTATATAAATTCCAGGATGTTCTGCTTTACTTTCCTGAACAGCCCTCTTCATCACGCCTTTATGTTCCTATGCCTACTGGTATACCACATGAAAACATCTTCATCAAAACCAAAGATGGAGTTCTTCTCAATCTTATTCTGCTGAGATACACAGGGGACAATGCAGCGTATTCGCCAACCATCATTTACTTTCATGGGAATGCAGGCAACATTGGCCACAGGTTGCCAAATGCTTTGCTAATGCTGGTAAACCTGAAAGTAAACTTAATTCTGGTCGATTATAGAGGTTATGGCAAAAGCGAAGGAGAAGCAAGCGAAGAAGGCTTGTACTTAGATTCTGAGGCTGTCTTAGACTATGTGATGACTCGTTCTGATCttgataaaacaaaaatttttctttttggccgTTCCTTGGGGGGAGCAGTAGCTATTCACTTAGCTTCTGAAAATTCCCACAGGATTTCTGCCATCGTGGTGGAGAACACCTTTCTTAGCATCCCATACATGGCCAGCACtttgttctctttctttccGATGAGGTATCTTCCGCTGTGGtgctacaaaaataaatttctatcCTACAGAAAAATTTCTCAGTGCAGAATGCCTTCTCTCTTCATCTCTGGGTTGTCTGACCAGTTAATTCCACCAGTAATGATGAAGCAACTTTACGAATTATCCCCAGCTCGGACTAAGAGATTGGCAATATTTCCTGATGGAACTCACAATGACACTTGGCAGTGCCAGGGTTATTTCACTGCACTGGAACAGTTCATCAAAGAAGTAATAAAGAGTCACTCCCCTGAAGAAATGGCGAAAACATCGTCTAACGTAacaataatataa
- the ABHD13 gene encoding protein ABHD13 isoform X2, which translates to MEKSWMLWTFAKRWLLALASWSWSLCRICLLPLIVTFHLYGGIILLILIFVSIAGILYKFQDVLLYFPEQPSSSRLYVPMPTGIPHENIFIKTKDGVLLNLILLRYTGDNAAYSPTIIYFHGNAGNIGHRLPNALLMLVNLKVNLILVDYRGYGKSEGEASEEGLYLDSEAVLDYVMTRSDLDKTKIFLFGRSLGGAVAIHLASENSHRISAIVVENTFLSIPYMASTLFSFFPMRYLPLWCYKNKFLSYRKISQCRMPSLFISGLSDQLIPPVMMKQLYELSPARTKRLAIFPDGTHNDTWQCQGYFTALEQFIKEVIKSHSPEEMAKTSSNVTII; encoded by the coding sequence ATGGAAAAATCATGGATGCTTTGGACCTTTGCTAAAAGATGGCTACTAGCTTTGGCTTCCTGGTCTTGGAGTCTCTGCCGTATTTGTCTTTTGCCCTTGATAGTGACTTTTCATTTGTACGGAGGCATTATACTCCTTATATTAATATTTGTATCAATAGCAGGTATATTATATAAATTCCAGGATGTTCTGCTTTACTTTCCTGAACAGCCCTCTTCATCACGCCTTTATGTTCCTATGCCTACTGGTATACCACATGAAAACATCTTCATCAAAACCAAAGATGGAGTTCTTCTCAATCTTATTCTGCTGAGATACACAGGGGACAATGCAGCGTATTCGCCAACCATCATTTACTTTCATGGGAATGCAGGCAACATTGGCCACAGGTTGCCAAATGCTTTGCTAATGCTGGTAAACCTGAAAGTAAACTTAATTCTGGTCGATTATAGAGGTTATGGCAAAAGCGAAGGAGAAGCAAGCGAAGAAGGCTTGTACTTAGATTCTGAGGCTGTCTTAGACTATGTGATGACTCGTTCTGATCttgataaaacaaaaatttttctttttggccgTTCCTTGGGGGGAGCAGTAGCTATTCACTTAGCTTCTGAAAATTCCCACAGGATTTCTGCCATCGTGGTGGAGAACACCTTTCTTAGCATCCCATACATGGCCAGCACtttgttctctttctttccGATGAGGTATCTTCCGCTGTGGtgctacaaaaataaatttctatcCTACAGAAAAATTTCTCAGTGCAGAATGCCTTCTCTCTTCATCTCTGGGTTGTCTGACCAGTTAATTCCACCAGTAATGATGAAGCAACTTTACGAATTATCCCCAGCTCGGACTAAGAGATTGGCAATATTTCCTGATGGAACTCACAATGACACTTGGCAGTGCCAGGGTTATTTCACTGCACTGGAACAGTTCATCAAAGAAGTAATAAAGAGTCACTCCCCTGAAGAAATGGCGAAAACATCGTCTAACGTAacaataatataa